Part of the Georgenia sp. TF02-10 genome, ACATCTCCAACGCCAACACCCTGCTGGTCGAGCGGGCCGACGCCTTCGGCCTGGCCCAGCTCCACCAGCTCCGCGGGCGGGTGGGCCGCGGCCGGGAGCGGGCGTACGCCTACTTCCTCTACCCCCCCGAGCGGCCGCTGACCGAGACCGCGCACGACCGGCTGGCCACCATCGCCGCGCACACCGACCTCGGCGCGGGCATCCAGGTGGCCATGAAGGACCTGGAGATCCGCGGCGCCGGCAACCTCCTCGGCGGGGAGCAGTCCGGGCACATCGCCGGGGTCGGGTTCGACCTGTACGTGCGGATGGTCGCCGACGCGGTCGCGGAGTTCCGGGGGGAGAAGGAGACGGAGAAGGCCGACGTGCGGATCGAGCTGCCGATCGACGCCCACGTCCCGCCGGAGTACATCGCGCACGAGCGGCTCCGGCTGGAGGCCTACGCCAAGATCGCCGCGGCCGCCGACGACGACGCGATCGTCGCCGTGCGGGAGGAGCTCACCGACCGGTACGGGCCGGTGCCCGAGCCGGTCGAGCGGCTCTTCGCCGTGGCGGCCCTGCGCGAGCGGGCCCGCGCCGTCGGGCTGACCGAGATCACCGGGCAGGGCAAGTACGTCCGGCTCGCCCCGGTCGAGCTGGCCGAGTCCGCCCAGCTCCGGCTCAAGCGGCTCTACCCCGGCACGGTCCTCAAGCCCGCGGTCCGCACGGTGCTGGTGCCCTACCCGCGCACGGCGAAGCTGGGCGGGAAGCCGCTGACCGACCTGGCGCTGCTGCGGTGGGTGGGGGACCTCATCGGCGCCGTGCTGGAGGACCGGGTGGCGACGGCGGCCGCGGTGGCCGTGCCGTCCTGACCCGCCGGGCCGTGGGCTGACCGGTTGACGACGGCGGCCGCGGTGGCCGTACCGTCCTGACCGGTCGGGCCGTGGTTGACCGGACCGGGGTGCCCCAGCGCCGTGGCGCGCGGCGGGCCAGGGCACCTGACGCGGCCGGTTCGGGCCGCCGTCGTCCGCCACCGCGGCGCCGCCGGCCGCCGGCGTCCCCGCCGGTGCTCCCCGGACCCGCCCGCGCGCCCTACCATGGGCGCTGGTCCTGCACACCCCGGGCACCGGCCCGGGCGACCTTGGAGGTACATCGGTGGTTCCCCAGCGGCCCGCACGCCCGGCCCTCGCCGCCCTCGCCGTCGCCGGCCTCCTGGCCGGCTGCGCGGCGCAGCCCGGCACCGCCGCGTCCATCAACGGGGTGCGGGTGAGCGAGGACGACCTCGCCGACGCGCACGGGGACTACGTCGCGCTGACCAACCAGCCCACCGAGCCCGCCGTCGTCCTGAACACCATGCTCGCCGCGGAGGTGCTCCCCGGCATCGCCGCCGAGCACGACGTGGTCCTGTCCGACGACGACGTGGTCTCCCTCCTCGACCGGCAGGCCGAGGCCGCCGGCACCACCGCCCCCGAGGACGGCTACAGCGACGCCTTCGTTGACCTGGGCCGCTACCTCTTCCTCGTCCCCAGCCTGCAGAACGCCCAGCAGGGCCAGGCGGTGCTCGAGGAGTTCTCCACCGCGATGGCCGACGCCGACATCGAGGTCAACCCGCGCTACGGCACCGTCGACGAGACCGGGATCATCAGCCCGCTCAGCCCGGACTGGATCGCCCAGCCCGAGGGTGCGGACCCCGGGCTGGACCGCTGACACCGAGGGCCGATCTCCCGGACGGGACCGCTGAGCCGGAGGGGCCGAGCCCTCGGCCTGACCGCCCGGCGGGACGGTCCGCACCGCCACCGCTGGAGGGCCGAGCAGCCCGGGCGGATGGTCCCGCGCTGGCCCCGGCGCCCCGTACTACGGTTGAGCCTGTTTGCACACCCTCATCGTTAGGAGACCTACGTGGCCAGCATCGAGGCCGTTGGCGCCCGCGAGATCCTTGACTCGCGCGGCAACCCCACCGTGGAGGTCGAGGTCGCCCTGGAGGACGGCACCGTCGCCCGGGCCGCCGTTCCCTCCGGCGCCTCCACCGGAGCCTTCGAGGCCGTCGAGCGCCGCGACGGCGACGACGGCCGGTACCAGGGCAAGGGCGTGCAGAACGCCGTCGACGCGGTGATCGACACCATCGCCCCCGAGGTGCTCGGGATCGACGCGACCGAGCAGCGCATCATCGACCAGACCCTCCTCGACCTGGACGGCACCGCCAACAAGGGCAAGCTCGGGGCGAACGCCATCCTCGGCGTCTCCCTCGCCGTCGCCAAGGGTGCGGCGGAGTCCGCCGGCCTGCCCTTCTTCCGGTACGTCGGCGGCCCCAACGCCTACCTGCTGCCGGTCCCGATGATGAACATCCTCAACGGCGGCTCGCACGCCGACTCCAACGTCGACATCCAGGAGTTCATGGTCGCCCCGATCGGGGCGGAGAGCTTCAAGGAGGCGCTGCGCTGGGGCGCGGAGACCTACCACGCGCTGAAGTCGGTGCTCAAGGGCCGGGGCCTGGCCACCGGCCTGGGCGACGAGGGCGGCTTCGCGCCGAACCTGGAGTCCAACCGCGCCGCGCTGGACCTCATCCTCGAGGCCATCGAGAAGGCCGGGTACACCCCCGGGGAGGACATGGGCCTGGCGCTCGACGTCGCCTCCACCGAGTTCTTCAGCGACGGCGCCTACCAGTTCGAGGGCCGGTCCACCACCGGCGAGGAGATGATCGCCTACTACAGCGACCTCCTCGCCAACTACCCGCTGGTCTCCATCGAGGACCCGCTGAGCGAGGACGAGTGGGACAGCTGGGCCCAGCTCGTCGCCACCGTCGGGGACCGCGTGCAGATCGTCGGCGACGACCTGTTCGTCACCAACCCCGAGCGGCTGACCCGGGGCATCGAGCTGCGCGCAGCGAACTCCCTGCTCGTCAAGCTGAACCAGATCGGCACGCTGACCGAGACCCTGGACGCCGTCACCCTCGCCCAGCGCAACGGCTTCACCGCGATGGTCTCCCACCGCTCGGGCGAGACCGAGGACACCACCATCGCCGACCTGTCGGTGGCGGTGAACGCCGGCCAGATCAAGACCGGTGCGCCGGCCCGCGGGGAGCGCATCAACAAGTACAACCAGCTCCTCCGCATCGAGGAGGAGCTCGACGACGCCGCGGTCTACGCCGGCCGCAGCGCCTTCCCGCGGGCCGCCCGCCGGGTCTGAGCCCGGCCGGACCCGGCCCCGCTGCGGCGCCTGCTGCGGCGGGGCCGGCCCCGCCTGGGGTCGGCCGGGTGCCGGTGAACCGACGGTCCGCTGCTCGACCGGCTCCGAAGGACCGGGAGGTCCGGTGCGCATGCCGCACCGGGCCTCTGCCGTGCCCGGGCCGCCGCCGGGCGGGCGTCCCGTGCCCCGTGCCGCACCGCCGTCCCTCGCCCCGAGGGTCCGCCGCAGCCCGGTTCTGCAGCACTGGGACGTCCTGGCACCGCGCCCCCGCCGCCTCGCGCTGCGCCGGGCCGGTCTCGCGACTCACGCCCGGGCGTTCCCGGGATCGCCCGGCGCATGGGGGACGATGGAGGCCATGAGCACCCGACGTCCGGCCGCGCCCCGGGGCGCCGCGGGCGCGCGCGGTGCGAACCGTGGCCGGGGCGCCGCCGAGCGGCCCGCCCCGC contains:
- the eno gene encoding phosphopyruvate hydratase gives rise to the protein MASIEAVGAREILDSRGNPTVEVEVALEDGTVARAAVPSGASTGAFEAVERRDGDDGRYQGKGVQNAVDAVIDTIAPEVLGIDATEQRIIDQTLLDLDGTANKGKLGANAILGVSLAVAKGAAESAGLPFFRYVGGPNAYLLPVPMMNILNGGSHADSNVDIQEFMVAPIGAESFKEALRWGAETYHALKSVLKGRGLATGLGDEGGFAPNLESNRAALDLILEAIEKAGYTPGEDMGLALDVASTEFFSDGAYQFEGRSTTGEEMIAYYSDLLANYPLVSIEDPLSEDEWDSWAQLVATVGDRVQIVGDDLFVTNPERLTRGIELRAANSLLVKLNQIGTLTETLDAVTLAQRNGFTAMVSHRSGETEDTTIADLSVAVNAGQIKTGAPARGERINKYNQLLRIEEELDDAAVYAGRSAFPRAARRV